One Coffea arabica cultivar ET-39 chromosome 5e, Coffea Arabica ET-39 HiFi, whole genome shotgun sequence DNA segment encodes these proteins:
- the LOC113688598 gene encoding ribonuclease 3-like protein 3 gives MHSRKPNPSTFPNKPRLFSFPFLLSDQAMEPHQNHPSADNPESHNQEDEAKNKTLQEEEELMMDESSQEEIEEIIGYKFHDPSLLQQAFTDSSFKENCLSYERLEYIGDSVLNLLMAKEHYFLYPELLPGNLTKLRAANVNTEKLARVAVKCNLHKFLRHKKPLLSRQIQEFSEAISAYPLHSTGLVAAPKVLADIVESLIGAIFLDSNSSLDTTWQVVKNLLQPMITLTTIKTHPVTKLHEICQKNGLKVEFVDMWKETGEIEVYVDHKYAGTGKYCSKRLIALNRAAANAYNHILKKLSTDGLI, from the exons ATGCATTCAAGGAAACCCAATCCCTCAACCTTTCCCAACAAGCCACGactcttttcctttccttttcttctctctGATCAGGCCATGGAACCCCACCAAAACCATCCTTCAGCAGATAACCCTGAATCCCACAACCAAGAAGATGAAGCAAAAAACAAAACcctacaagaagaagaagaattgaTGATGGATGAGTCTTCACAAGAAGAAATTGAGGAGATAATAGGCTACAAATTCCATGACCCAAGTTTATTACAACAAGCCTTCACCGACTCATCCTTTAAAGAAAACTGTTTATCCTATGAAAGACTTGAATATATTGGTGATTCAGTACTGAATTTGCTGATGGCAAAGGAACATTATTTTCTGTATCCTGAACTTTTACCAGGAAATCTCACTAAGCTTCGTGCGGCCAATGTTAATACTGAGAAACTTGCACGTGTGGCTGTGAAGTGCAATTTGCATAAGTTTTTACGTCATAAGAAGCCTCTTCTTAGTCGACAG attcaagaattttcagagGCAATTTCAGCCTACCCTTTGCACTCCACAGGGTTAGTTGCTGCTCCGAAAGTGCTTGCAGACATTGTTGAGTCCTTAATTGGTGCCATATTTCTTGACAGCAACTCTTCATTGGACACAACATGGCAG GTAGTGAAGAACTTATTGCAACCGATGATCACTCTCACAACTATTAAAACGCATCCGGTAACAAAACTTCATGAAATATGCCAGAAGAATGGACTAAAAGTTGAATTTGTTGACATGTGGAAAGAAACGGGAGAGATTGAAGTTTATGTCGACCATAAATATGCTGGAACAGGAAAATATTGTTCCAAGAGGTTGATTGCACTGAATAGGGCAGCAGCTAATGCCTATAACCACATTCTGAAGAAGTTGAGCACTGATGGTTTGATCTAA